In Neorhizobium sp. NCHU2750, a single genomic region encodes these proteins:
- a CDS encoding helix-turn-helix transcriptional regulator translates to MPTVLQKKNGTAEENQEMVAGKVSATPARARSVSLETPNIEVLGDKDRKEVLTLAGKEIASTIGSRVLRAMLAESGMSMREVARRSGFDVSLLSNIAKGKRTSGPELWTLVALAEAMGMDLDLHFSKR, encoded by the coding sequence ATGCCTACGGTTTTGCAGAAAAAGAACGGCACTGCCGAGGAAAATCAGGAGATGGTGGCTGGCAAGGTCTCGGCGACGCCGGCTCGGGCGCGCTCCGTCTCGCTCGAAACCCCGAATATCGAAGTGTTGGGCGACAAGGACCGCAAGGAGGTCCTGACGCTGGCGGGCAAGGAAATCGCCTCGACCATCGGCTCGCGCGTTCTGCGCGCCATGCTGGCGGAAAGCGGCATGTCGATGCGTGAAGTGGCGCGCCGGTCGGGTTTCGACGTCTCGCTTCTCTCCAACATCGCCAAGGGCAAGCGCACATCCGGCCCTGAGCTCTGGACGCTGGTTGCGCTCGCCGAGGCGATGGGTATGGACCTTGATCTGCACTTCTCCAAGCGATGA
- a CDS encoding DUF1003 domain-containing protein — MSNDTITLDDEDDYKIVDFDTGNGETAAVEMDAYSESIEQAKAKSVRLVDAVTGAQLKRKDAIRVDDLRPALVDYLRNQHPNLHADDYVNRRTVDDIRGRYISELLKDERGELSSLEDEVVESLRTHDTLAENVEDEYDDHRSFGDRVADGVAIFGGSWTFIIGFFAFLAIWMGANIILGQQEAFDAYPFILLNLVLSTIAAFQAPVIMMSQRRQEAKDRLRALNDYKVNLKAELEIRHLHEKVDHLLNRQWERLTEIQQVQIEMMNDQAKAAKRMLKAARPVVKAARRAKAAKPKAAKAETAKSETAKPAAAKPAAVKPAE, encoded by the coding sequence ATGAGCAATGACACCATCACCCTCGATGACGAAGACGACTACAAGATCGTCGATTTCGACACCGGCAATGGCGAAACCGCTGCCGTGGAGATGGACGCCTATTCCGAGAGTATCGAGCAGGCCAAGGCTAAGTCGGTGCGGCTGGTCGATGCGGTGACCGGCGCGCAGCTGAAGCGCAAGGATGCGATCCGCGTCGACGACCTGCGACCGGCACTGGTCGACTATCTAAGAAACCAGCATCCGAACCTGCATGCCGACGATTACGTCAATCGCCGGACCGTCGACGATATCCGCGGCCGTTATATTTCGGAGCTTCTGAAGGACGAACGCGGCGAGCTATCCTCGCTCGAGGACGAAGTCGTCGAGAGCCTCAGGACGCATGACACGCTGGCGGAGAATGTCGAGGACGAATATGACGACCACCGCAGCTTTGGTGACCGTGTCGCCGATGGCGTCGCGATCTTCGGCGGAAGCTGGACCTTCATCATCGGCTTCTTCGCCTTCCTCGCCATCTGGATGGGTGCCAATATCATCCTCGGGCAGCAGGAAGCCTTCGATGCCTATCCGTTCATCCTGCTCAATCTCGTGCTGTCGACGATTGCCGCCTTCCAGGCGCCGGTGATCATGATGAGCCAGCGCCGGCAGGAGGCCAAGGATCGCCTGAGGGCGCTCAACGACTACAAGGTCAACCTCAAGGCCGAGCTGGAAATAAGGCACCTGCATGAAAAGGTCGACCATCTGCTCAACCGCCAGTGGGAACGGCTGACGGAAATCCAGCAGGTGCAGATCGAAATGATGAACGACCAGGCAAAGGCCGCCAAGCGGATGCTGAAGGCGGCGCGCCCGGTGGTGAAGGCCGCCCGCAGGGCCAAGGCTGCCAAGCCGAAGGCCGCCAAGGCGGAAACGGCGAAATCGGAAACGGCAAAGCCCGCCGCCGCAAAGCCGGCAGCGGTCAAGCCGGCCGAATGA